A part of Arachis hypogaea cultivar Tifrunner chromosome 12, arahy.Tifrunner.gnm2.J5K5, whole genome shotgun sequence genomic DNA contains:
- the LOC112726811 gene encoding uncharacterized protein, producing the protein MARGSESVGEGVPKEMSDPLRRTVASLENLEAELPNILSLSNPFILSKMPPLQRAHSLLTLANITSTLFSLKLRCKGTNPDYHPLKSELDRLKVYQRKLEPFADVGQALPLPSSFLDDQASVDHSLRDLTSVQRKEMANMSIGEVPMMSNYQEQAGQKRKHPSSEEHPVQVYAEVHVKKEPLEVFGHNKGKTEEPIVIDISDDDE; encoded by the exons atgGCGAGGGGAAGCGAGAGTGTGGGTGAGGGCGTACCGAAAGAGATGAGCGATCCACTGAGGCGCACGGTAGCCAGCCTGGAGAATCTGGAAGCAGAGCTGCCgaatattctctctctctcaaacccTTTCATCCTCTCTAAAATGCCTCCTCTTCAACGCGCTCACTCCCTCTTAACTCTTGCCAACATCACTTCCACCCTTTTCTCAT TGAAGTTGAGATGCAAAGGGACTAATCCAGATTATCATCCCCTCAAATCTGAACTT GACAGGTTAAAAGTTTACCAACGCAAACTGGAACCCTTTGCGGATGTAGGTCAAG CTCTACcacttccttcttctttcttggaTGATCAGGCTTCTGTTGACCACTCCTTACGTGACCTCACTTCAG tacaaagaaaagaaatggcTAACATGAGCATTGGGGAGGTACCAATGATGAGCAACTATCAGGAGCAGGCTGGTCAGAAGAGAAAGCATCCATCTTCTGAAGAACACCCTGTTCAAGTTTATGCTGAGGTGCACGTGAAGAAAGAACCACTTGAGGTTTTTGGTCATAACAAGGGAAAAACTGAGGAACCAATAGTAATTGACATTTCAGATGATGACGAGTGA
- the LOC112729671 gene encoding uncharacterized protein: protein MDEGITIVYHHRGNFVTKPNGSLVYDNDHTDELTGLDVHPIFSNGGRFGELKLQVGMKFSNKNEFMDAVREFTIQEGREIKFRRNESYKVRAICKWTTGEDEDIVRCPWVAYAFRDSEETCWQLKTFKNKHICPRMSKNRAANRRWLAGKLVKKLRRYPSLKHSETKAYFRRRGDLDLNKSSLTRALMDARNIVYGDAAAQYGLIRDYAKTLLKSNPGSTVKIGTYLQRDDPIFEKIYVCLDGCKKGFEASCRPMTRLDRAFLKTRFGGQILSAVAQDANNHIYPIAWAIVDVENKENWRWFLDLLLDDLGDYMANKWAFMSDSKR, encoded by the coding sequence ATGGATGAAGGTATAACGATTGTGTATCATCATAGAGGCAATTTTGTCACTAAACCAAATGGCAGTTTGGTTTATGACAATGATCATACTGATGAGTTGACTGGGCTGGATGTGCACCCAATCTTCTCTAACGGTGGCCGATTCGGTGAATTAAAGCTACAAGTTGGAATGAAGTTCAGTAACAAGAATGAATTTATGGATGCTGTGAGAGAATTCACCATTCAAGAGGGTAGGGAGATTAAATTTAGAAGGAATGAGAGCTACAAAGTCAGAGCTATTTGCAAGTGGACAACTGGAGAAGATGAGGATATAGTTAGATGTCCATGGGTTGCTTATGCATTCAGGGATTCTGAGGAGACATGCtggcaattaaaaacatttaagAATAAACACATATGTCCTAGGATGAGCAAAAATAGGGCAGCCAACAGGAGATGGCTTGCTGGCAAGTTGGTAAAGAAATTGAGGAGGTATCCGAGCTTAAAGCACAGTGAAACTAAAGCATATTTCAGGAGAAGGGGTGACCTGGATCTAAACAAATCATCACTAACCAGAGCTTTAATGGATGCAAGAAATATTGTTTACGGTGATGCAGCTGCCCAGTATGGTTTGATTAGAGATTATGCAAAAACTCTACTTAAGAGTAATCCTGGTTCAACAGTAAAGATTGGTACATATCTTCAACGGGATGATCCtatatttgaaaaaatatatgtatGCCTGGATGGATGTAAGAAGGGTTTTGAGGCTAGCTGCCGCCCAATGACCAGACTCGATAGAGCCTTCTTGAAGACTCGGTTTGGTGGACAAATACTCTCAGCAGTGGCTCAGGACGCCAACAACCATATATATCCAATTGCGTGGGCAATTGTTGATGTTGAGAATAAAGAGAATTGGAGGTGGTTTTTGGACCTGCTGCTTGATGACTTGGGTGACTACATGGCTAACAAATGGGCTTTTATGTCAGACAGCAAAAGGTAA